In Pseudomonas sp. PDM14, a genomic segment contains:
- a CDS encoding DUF1285 domain-containing protein, translating into MSDPGKANDLLAQIPKGEKKGLPPVHLWNPDFCGDIDMRIARDGTWYYLGTPIGRKPMVKLFSTIIRRDGDDYFLVTPVEKVGITVDDAPFVAVSLQVEGEGEQQVLRFTSNVDDEIEAGAEHPLRVELDAETEEPAPYLHVRSNLEALIHRNVFYQLVDIAVPREIDGVTWLGVWSGGVFFPIGPQPQ; encoded by the coding sequence ATGAGTGATCCGGGTAAAGCCAACGACCTGCTGGCGCAGATTCCCAAGGGTGAGAAGAAGGGACTGCCACCGGTGCACCTGTGGAACCCGGATTTCTGTGGCGACATCGACATGCGCATCGCCCGCGATGGCACCTGGTACTACCTGGGCACGCCGATCGGGCGCAAGCCGATGGTCAAGTTGTTCTCCACGATCATCCGCCGCGACGGCGACGACTACTTCCTGGTGACGCCGGTGGAGAAGGTCGGCATCACCGTCGACGACGCCCCATTCGTGGCGGTCAGCCTGCAGGTCGAGGGCGAAGGCGAGCAGCAGGTGCTGCGTTTCACCAGCAACGTGGACGACGAGATCGAGGCCGGTGCCGAGCACCCGCTGCGGGTCGAGCTGGACGCCGAGACCGAAGAGCCCGCGCCGTACCTGCATGTGCGCAGCAACCTGGAAGCGCTGATCCACCGCAACGTGTTCTATCAGTTGGTCGACATCGCCGTGCCGCGCGAGATCGATGGCGTGACCTGGCTGGGCGTGTGGAGCGGCGGCGTGTTCTTCCCCATCGGCCCGCAGCCGCAATAG
- a CDS encoding VOC family protein, with protein MANLNTVEIKAFVPAKDFARSKAFYQALGLRMASDSDGVAYFHHGNTSFLLQDYYVAELAENLMMHLLVEDVEAWWQQVLASGVAEDFGVRLVPPQDQPWGMRDFVLFDPSGVLWRIAQNI; from the coding sequence ATGGCCAATTTGAATACCGTGGAAATCAAGGCGTTCGTGCCGGCCAAGGATTTTGCCCGTTCCAAGGCGTTCTATCAGGCACTGGGCCTGCGCATGGCCTCGGACAGCGATGGCGTGGCCTATTTCCATCACGGCAACACCAGCTTCCTGCTGCAGGATTACTACGTCGCCGAACTGGCCGAGAACCTGATGATGCACCTGCTGGTGGAAGACGTTGAGGCATGGTGGCAACAGGTGCTGGCCTCGGGTGTCGCGGAAGACTTCGGCGTGCGCCTGGTGCCGCCGCAGGATCAGCCCTGGGGCATGCGCGACTTCGTGCTGTTCGATCCATCCGGCGTGCTCTGGCGCATTGCGCAGAACATCTGA
- a CDS encoding BatD family protein yields the protein MSRLLCALFLCLFALHAGATSLTATVDRARLSEGESVDLILETDEITVFGKPDLEPLKPLFDVLSTRQESHVSTFNGKNSRTTRWIITLQPLTTGFVVVPPLSFGNARSEAITLQVLPASNSDASGKLAPIFIDASLDQESVYVQAQTVLTLRIYHSVSLFDDSSLTQLQMPDARIEQLGEPRTYEKTINGVRHGVIEVRYAIFPQKSGELTIPAQTFSATPVQRSSADDYNPFGPRPGRLSRVESPQIPLTVKPKPADYPADAPWLPARAITLSEAWNPEPNKASVGDSLTRSIMLRAEGLSSAQLPPLPASQADGLRRYPDQPQLSNQTDERGVIGSREEREALVPSQSGQINLPELQVVWWNTVDDRLERSSLPARTLQVASNPDLEVEAPAPAAAQGNNAEMPLLWPWQLACALLSGSTLLGFGLWWRARRQPAILPTAQTGPSPRTLLDDLKRACQANDSQATRQALDAWARQQPETLADMAARFAPLSETLDGLNGALYSETGQRWQGEDLWRAIRSLPPLETPSSQQEPSPLPPLYPR from the coding sequence ATGAGCCGCCTGCTTTGTGCCCTCTTCCTCTGCCTCTTCGCCCTGCATGCCGGCGCGACCAGCCTGACCGCGACGGTGGACCGCGCGCGCCTGAGCGAAGGTGAAAGTGTCGACCTGATCCTCGAAACCGACGAGATCACGGTGTTCGGCAAACCCGATCTGGAGCCGCTCAAGCCGCTGTTCGACGTGCTCAGCACGCGTCAGGAAAGCCACGTCTCGACCTTCAACGGCAAGAACAGCCGCACCACCCGCTGGATCATCACCCTGCAACCGCTCACCACCGGTTTTGTCGTGGTGCCACCGCTGAGCTTCGGCAATGCACGCAGCGAGGCGATCACCCTGCAGGTGCTACCGGCCAGCAACAGCGATGCCAGCGGCAAGCTGGCGCCGATCTTCATCGACGCCAGCCTTGATCAGGAAAGCGTCTACGTGCAGGCGCAGACCGTGCTGACCCTGCGCATCTACCATTCGGTGTCACTGTTCGACGACAGCAGCCTGACCCAGCTGCAGATGCCCGATGCGCGTATCGAGCAGCTCGGCGAGCCGCGCACCTACGAGAAGACCATCAACGGCGTGCGCCACGGCGTGATCGAAGTGCGCTACGCCATCTTCCCGCAGAAGAGCGGCGAGTTGACCATCCCCGCGCAGACCTTCAGCGCCACGCCGGTGCAGCGTTCCTCGGCGGATGACTACAACCCGTTCGGTCCGCGTCCGGGGCGGTTGAGCCGCGTCGAGTCGCCGCAGATCCCGCTGACGGTGAAACCCAAGCCGGCCGATTACCCGGCTGACGCCCCCTGGCTGCCCGCGCGCGCCATTACCCTCAGCGAGGCCTGGAACCCCGAGCCGAACAAGGCCAGCGTCGGCGACTCGCTGACCCGCAGCATCATGCTGCGCGCCGAAGGCCTGTCCAGCGCGCAGCTGCCGCCGCTGCCGGCGAGCCAGGCCGATGGCCTGCGCCGTTACCCCGACCAACCGCAACTGAGCAACCAGACCGACGAGCGTGGCGTCATCGGCAGCCGCGAAGAACGTGAAGCGCTGGTGCCGAGCCAGAGCGGACAGATCAACCTGCCGGAACTGCAGGTGGTGTGGTGGAACACCGTGGACGATCGCCTGGAGCGCAGCAGCCTGCCAGCACGCACCCTGCAGGTGGCGAGCAACCCTGATCTGGAAGTGGAAGCACCGGCGCCCGCTGCGGCCCAGGGCAACAACGCCGAGATGCCGCTGCTGTGGCCCTGGCAGCTGGCCTGCGCCCTGCTGAGCGGCAGCACCCTGCTCGGCTTCGGCCTGTGGTGGCGCGCCCGCCGCCAGCCGGCGATTCTACCGACCGCGCAGACCGGCCCCAGCCCGCGCACCCTGCTCGACGACCTCAAACGCGCCTGCCAGGCCAACGACAGCCAGGCCACCCGTCAGGCCCTCGATGCCTGGGCGCGCCAGCAGCCGGAAACCCTGGCGGACATGGCTGCGCGCTTCGCGCCCCTGTCGGAAACCCTCGACGGCCTCAACGGCGCGCTGTACAGCGAAACCGGCCAGCGCTGGCAGGGCGAAGACCTGTGGCGCGCGATCCGCAGCCTGCCGCCGCTGGAAACCCCGAGCAGCCAGCAGGAACCCAGCCCGCTGCCACCGCTCTACCCGCGCTGA